The following are encoded in a window of Rubellicoccus peritrichatus genomic DNA:
- a CDS encoding KAP family P-loop NTPase fold protein translates to MSANETPSDAVESSDIKMPSKEEVASLPREAQSAFAVRCVLRQYSLIGRSKELFELLEDDASLQFSSVLAACLVQVAEVSPDLAKIASQAATRLSDAARVETPSFIASSASLCASGDFVEAFGVSSFIVSYAPERISIRNDFNLLKRGDFPVNNGHVDWSYFQRPLFDGAEIEIDQWVDGKKFEELGAGESLRLWESFFYGKPPSREEIARWLLNWESEYREFQQTTQPRPKSQPIGEMDSNDALGVPDAEQASEDDAAEEAAVTSVPSEEQSAEEATEDEALPEESEEAVDEAPAEEAPPEEVEEQAAELPPINAPGAATCSAEKPALVDSLDRQKLVESLANMLSMEEQGTPLTLGLFGHWGSGKSTIMSLLQKELSSKETRHKYRREHSKNKPGFEFLFSWFNAWEYEHTDNIRAGLAQEVVNGLLSSGEYDETSRTLTGQIDKTHKRTLQWRHLRQEHKDEFQLWLYKAVGALVVILSGLIGSFFSELLGAGIVGLGAYFLIEFVKQGKQLWDHPLATELATFFKLPSYRKELGQIPVIREQLEGLCNIRLQSDGKPKRLVVFVDDLDRCRVDTIAKAFDAIRLIANINNVIVVVGIDERIAFKAMGQAYKDYADQEKGRSLEDVARDYLGKIIQVPVRLETPSAIGLKSYVEDKLFPKKDRATASRISPDPKPGQDSPESLMSGFTEVNYPQSPVDLEIPFNDDDEKDIVVENDGVLDPTSTGNTTKVEDAQQREEEKQLEEQKTEKELEHMKDTDEEVAAFSKLNALFGFNNPRQLHRLRNTYRLLKSLYPKTRTPGDSDAEALHYPEGEMKLLMMLFWLEFRLERDVDYIRAWKKQLNKPTGSEADSIIGIFHSDFLSQINFRKVLFPFKDVTLQTLEQFTLTCLLPYPAKEVASVKKVHEKGE, encoded by the coding sequence ATGTCAGCCAACGAAACACCATCAGACGCCGTAGAGTCATCGGATATAAAGATGCCAAGCAAAGAGGAAGTTGCTTCCCTGCCACGCGAGGCTCAATCAGCCTTTGCTGTGCGTTGTGTCTTACGCCAGTATTCATTGATCGGGCGGAGCAAAGAACTGTTTGAGCTGCTCGAAGATGATGCCTCGCTCCAATTCAGTTCTGTTTTGGCGGCGTGTTTGGTTCAGGTAGCAGAAGTCAGTCCTGACCTTGCCAAAATTGCAAGTCAGGCAGCTACCAGGTTGTCAGATGCTGCCAGAGTTGAAACTCCAAGCTTTATTGCTTCTTCTGCCTCTTTGTGTGCATCGGGCGATTTTGTTGAGGCTTTCGGTGTTTCTTCTTTTATAGTAAGCTATGCACCAGAGCGTATCAGTATACGAAATGACTTCAATCTATTGAAGCGTGGTGATTTTCCTGTTAATAATGGCCATGTGGATTGGTCGTATTTCCAGCGTCCTCTTTTTGATGGAGCAGAAATCGAGATTGATCAATGGGTAGATGGCAAAAAGTTTGAAGAGCTAGGTGCTGGGGAGAGCTTGAGGTTGTGGGAGAGCTTTTTCTATGGAAAGCCGCCTTCGCGTGAAGAGATAGCCAGGTGGTTGTTAAACTGGGAATCGGAGTATCGTGAATTCCAACAGACAACTCAGCCTAGGCCAAAGAGTCAGCCGATCGGGGAGATGGATTCAAATGATGCGCTTGGTGTTCCAGATGCAGAGCAAGCATCTGAAGATGATGCGGCAGAAGAAGCAGCTGTGACCTCAGTCCCTTCCGAAGAGCAAAGCGCGGAAGAAGCGACCGAAGACGAAGCCCTGCCGGAGGAATCGGAGGAGGCGGTGGATGAAGCGCCAGCCGAAGAAGCGCCGCCCGAAGAGGTTGAAGAGCAAGCTGCCGAACTGCCGCCGATCAATGCGCCTGGTGCGGCAACCTGTTCGGCGGAAAAACCAGCTTTGGTCGATAGTCTGGATCGGCAGAAGCTGGTTGAGAGCCTTGCCAATATGCTTTCGATGGAAGAGCAGGGTACGCCTTTGACGCTTGGGCTCTTTGGGCATTGGGGCTCGGGGAAGAGCACCATCATGAGCCTGTTGCAGAAGGAACTCTCATCGAAGGAAACGCGTCATAAATACCGGCGGGAGCATTCGAAAAATAAACCTGGTTTTGAGTTTCTCTTCAGTTGGTTCAATGCCTGGGAATACGAACACACGGATAACATTCGCGCAGGTCTTGCCCAGGAGGTTGTCAACGGGTTACTCAGTAGTGGCGAATATGACGAAACATCCAGAACCTTAACCGGACAGATCGATAAAACACATAAGCGAACGCTTCAATGGCGTCATCTGCGGCAGGAGCATAAGGACGAGTTTCAACTTTGGTTGTATAAAGCAGTTGGTGCGCTTGTTGTGATTCTTTCCGGATTGATTGGCTCCTTCTTCTCCGAGCTTTTGGGCGCAGGTATTGTTGGGCTTGGGGCGTATTTCTTAATCGAATTCGTTAAACAGGGAAAGCAACTGTGGGACCATCCATTGGCGACAGAGCTGGCGACGTTTTTCAAGTTGCCTTCTTACCGCAAAGAGCTGGGGCAGATTCCGGTTATTCGAGAGCAGCTCGAAGGGCTGTGTAATATCCGTCTGCAGTCAGATGGAAAGCCCAAGCGTCTGGTTGTGTTTGTGGATGACCTCGACCGGTGCCGTGTGGATACGATTGCCAAGGCCTTTGATGCGATTCGTTTAATCGCCAACATTAATAATGTGATTGTCGTCGTCGGGATCGATGAGCGCATCGCCTTTAAGGCCATGGGGCAGGCTTACAAAGATTATGCCGATCAGGAAAAGGGGCGAAGCCTGGAGGATGTGGCCCGGGATTACCTTGGCAAAATCATACAAGTTCCTGTTCGCCTGGAGACACCAAGTGCAATCGGCTTGAAGAGCTATGTGGAGGACAAACTTTTTCCAAAGAAAGATCGGGCGACTGCTTCGAGAATATCGCCTGATCCTAAACCGGGACAGGATTCCCCAGAGTCTCTCATGAGTGGCTTCACTGAGGTTAACTATCCCCAGTCGCCAGTGGATCTCGAGATACCTTTTAACGATGATGATGAAAAAGACATCGTAGTGGAAAATGATGGGGTTTTAGATCCAACTTCAACAGGAAATACAACAAAGGTTGAAGACGCGCAACAACGTGAGGAGGAAAAACAGCTCGAAGAGCAAAAGACTGAAAAAGAACTTGAGCACATGAAGGACACGGACGAAGAAGTTGCCGCCTTTTCGAAGCTGAATGCGCTTTTTGGATTTAACAATCCGCGTCAACTACATCGCTTGCGTAATACCTATCGTTTACTGAAATCGCTTTATCCAAAAACACGTACGCCAGGCGATTCCGATGCAGAGGCCTTGCATTACCCCGAAGGCGAAATGAAGCTATTGATGATGCTCTTTTGGTTGGAGTTCCGATTGGAACGGGATGTGGATTACATTCGTGCCTGGAAGAAGCAATTAAACAAACCGACTGGTAGTGAAGCTGATTCCATCATTGGCATTTTTCATTCGGACTTCCTCTCACAGATTAATTTTCGCAAGGTGCTGTTCCCTTTTAAGGATGTAACTTTGCAGACCCTTGAGCAGTTCACCCTGACCTGTCTTTTGCCATATCCAGCCAAAGAAGTGGCATCAGTGAAGAAGGTTCATGAAAAGGGTGAATGA